One window of the Streptomyces sp. TS71-3 genome contains the following:
- a CDS encoding Nramp family divalent metal transporter, whose amino-acid sequence MAETPDNAGPAPAGGTAPVAGAAPSAAAGTAPGGPHKARWKYIGPGIVVAATGVGAGDLVATLIAGSKFGYTLMWAAVVGCLVKISLAEATGRWHLATGRTMFDGWRSLGNWTSVYFGIYIVIWGFVYGATAMSSTALPLAALFPDTPGGLKTFAIAAGLIGLVLVWFNRYHRFEKLMTVLIGVKFLIVVYVAIRVAPDLPAAFAGLLPVLPHGSVLYTLGLIGGVGGTITMAAYGYWVNAKGWTGPVWMKVMRLDNRVAYLTTGVFVVAMLIVGAELLHSSGIALASGDKGLVDLSGILEDRFGVFTAKLFLVGFCATSFSALVGVWHGVSLLFADFVERLRSRRESRAEEIAAGARERTLPFRAYLLWLTFPPIALLWLNQPFGLVIAYGVLGAFFMPFLALTLIWMLNSSRTPRQWRNGMLSNAMLGIAGLLFLVLCVEQVREIPW is encoded by the coding sequence ATGGCCGAGACACCGGACAACGCAGGCCCGGCCCCCGCAGGGGGCACCGCACCCGTAGCAGGCGCCGCGCCCAGCGCGGCCGCGGGCACCGCCCCGGGGGGTCCCCACAAGGCCCGCTGGAAGTACATCGGCCCCGGCATCGTCGTCGCCGCGACCGGCGTCGGCGCGGGCGACCTGGTCGCCACCCTGATCGCCGGCTCGAAGTTCGGCTACACGCTGATGTGGGCGGCGGTCGTCGGCTGCCTGGTGAAGATCTCGCTCGCCGAGGCGACCGGGCGCTGGCACCTGGCGACCGGGCGCACGATGTTCGACGGCTGGCGCTCGCTCGGCAACTGGACCTCGGTCTACTTCGGCATCTACATCGTCATCTGGGGCTTCGTCTACGGGGCCACGGCGATGTCGTCCACCGCGCTGCCGCTCGCCGCGCTCTTCCCGGACACCCCGGGCGGGCTGAAGACGTTCGCCATCGCGGCAGGGCTGATCGGTCTTGTGCTGGTCTGGTTCAACCGATACCACCGCTTCGAGAAACTGATGACGGTGCTCATCGGCGTCAAGTTCCTCATCGTGGTGTACGTGGCGATCCGGGTCGCGCCGGACCTGCCGGCCGCGTTCGCGGGCCTGCTGCCGGTCCTGCCGCACGGCTCGGTCCTCTACACGCTCGGCCTGATCGGCGGCGTCGGCGGCACGATCACGATGGCCGCCTACGGCTACTGGGTCAACGCCAAGGGCTGGACGGGCCCCGTGTGGATGAAGGTGATGCGGCTCGACAACCGCGTCGCCTACCTCACCACCGGCGTCTTCGTGGTGGCGATGCTGATCGTCGGCGCCGAGCTGCTGCACTCCTCGGGCATCGCGCTGGCCTCCGGCGACAAGGGCCTCGTGGACCTCTCCGGCATCCTTGAGGACCGCTTCGGCGTGTTCACCGCCAAGCTGTTCCTGGTCGGCTTCTGCGCCACCTCCTTCTCCGCGCTCGTCGGCGTCTGGCACGGCGTCTCGCTGCTCTTCGCCGACTTCGTCGAGCGCCTGCGCAGCCGACGGGAGTCCCGCGCGGAGGAGATCGCCGCCGGCGCCCGCGAGCGCACCCTGCCGTTCAGGGCCTACCTGCTCTGGCTGACGTTCCCTCCGATCGCGCTGCTCTGGCTGAACCAGCCGTTCGGACTCGTCATCGCCTACGGCGTGCTGGGCGCGTTCTTCATGCCGTTCCTGGCGCTGACGCTGATCTGGATGCTCAACTCCTCCCGCACCCCGAGGCAGTGGCGCAACGGCATGCTCAGCAACGCCATGCTCGGCATCGCGGGCCTGCTGTTCCTCGTGCTCTGCGTCGAGCAGGTGCGCGAGATCCCCTGGTAG
- a CDS encoding chitinase, which translates to MDRVPDPIETSTPPTRRGRTWAALAAAAVAAASLSLAGLTTDRADAAGTDTVRPAGRAAAADVPKHAVTGYWQNFNNGATVQKLSDVSDQYDIIAVAFADATSTPGAVSFSLDSSGLGGYTEDQFKADIKAKQADGKKVIVSVGGANGTVSVNDDTSAQAFADSVHALMETYGFDGVDIDLENGLNSTYMSKALQTLGQEAGSGLVVTMAPQTVDMQSPANEYFKTALNIKDILTVVNMQYYNSGSMLGCDGQVYSQGTVDFLTSLACIQLENGLAPSQVGLGLPASGSAAGGGYVDPGVVNNALDCLTKGTGCGSFKPDRTYPDLRGAMTWSTNWDATAGSAWSDSVGAHVHALP; encoded by the coding sequence TCGAGACGAGCACCCCACCCACAAGACGCGGCAGGACCTGGGCGGCCCTGGCCGCCGCGGCGGTGGCTGCCGCCTCGCTCAGCCTGGCCGGGCTCACCACCGACCGCGCGGACGCCGCCGGCACGGACACCGTCCGCCCGGCCGGCCGGGCAGCGGCGGCCGATGTGCCGAAGCACGCCGTGACGGGCTACTGGCAGAACTTCAACAACGGCGCCACCGTGCAGAAGCTCTCGGACGTGTCCGACCAGTACGACATCATCGCCGTGGCCTTCGCCGACGCCACCTCGACCCCGGGCGCGGTGTCGTTCTCGCTGGACTCGTCCGGCCTGGGCGGCTACACCGAGGACCAGTTCAAGGCCGACATCAAGGCCAAGCAGGCGGACGGCAAGAAGGTCATCGTCTCGGTGGGCGGCGCGAACGGCACGGTCTCCGTGAACGACGACACCTCGGCCCAGGCCTTCGCCGACTCCGTGCACGCGCTGATGGAGACGTACGGGTTCGACGGCGTCGACATCGACCTGGAGAACGGGCTCAACTCCACCTACATGTCGAAGGCCCTTCAGACGCTCGGTCAGGAGGCCGGCAGCGGCCTGGTCGTGACGATGGCCCCGCAGACCGTCGACATGCAGTCGCCCGCCAACGAGTACTTCAAGACGGCGCTGAACATCAAGGACATCCTCACCGTCGTCAACATGCAGTACTACAACAGCGGCTCGATGCTGGGCTGCGACGGCCAGGTCTACAGCCAGGGCACGGTGGACTTCCTGACCTCGCTCGCCTGCATCCAGCTGGAGAACGGCCTCGCGCCGTCCCAGGTGGGCCTCGGCCTGCCCGCCTCCGGCAGCGCGGCCGGCGGCGGCTACGTCGACCCGGGTGTCGTCAACAACGCGCTGGACTGCCTGACCAAGGGCACCGGCTGCGGCTCCTTCAAGCCGGACAGGACCTACCCGGACCTGCGCGGTGCCATGACCTGGTCGACCAACTGGGACGCGACCGCAGGCAGCGCCTGGTCCGACAGCGTCGGCGCGCACGTGCACGCCCTTCCGTAA